CGCCTGGAAGCATCCAACAGCTGGTGTCATAGGGGATCCATCTGCAGTTACAACATCCGTCATGGGTGGAGGTGAAAGTCTTGTCCTGGGTATGCAGAGTTCATCCAAATGTTTAGTGCCAATCACTGTGATGTCTGCTCCTGCATCAGGAATTAGCTGGAGATGTGATGAGATATCGCCAAATGAAATGGAGACAGTGACTTGTGTGGGGGACTCATTATCTGCGTTGGCACCCACGAGACGGCAGCTGGTGCTTGACTTAGTAGGTGGTGAGAGGCAATTTCCACTTGTGCTTGAAGGTGAGGTTGCATCCACAGTCTTATTCATCTTGGAAGACCTGCACACCTTCTCGAGATGTCCCTTTTTCTGGCAGGTATTGCACTTAGCATCCTTAGCAGGGCATTTCTGAGAGTGAGGCCAGTGACCTGTACGTCCGCAGTTATTGCAGGTGGCACTCTTGGCTGGGCATTGTCCAGAGTCATGCTTGCGGGAACAGTATTGACAAGGGTCACTGTTAGAAGACTGGTGAGAGCGTTGGTCCGGTGATCGATGAGAAGTCCTCTTCTGTAGGCGCTGGTTCCTCTTGTATGAAGACACTGCACTAACTTGGCTAGGTGAGGATGTAATAGCTGATGCAGTCGCACGTGCAGATTCAAAGGTGCGGCAGCAGGTCACAAACTCTGCGAGGGTAGATGAGGGTTGGAGTGGGATAAGGCGTTGTATTAACTCTTCATCTCTTACGCCCATCAAAATTACCATCTGCAATTGCCGTTCAGCGCAGGAAGCGGGGTTGCCAGTGCATAAGTCCACTTCGTCAGCGAGATCCTTAAGGCGTGCATAGTAGTCTGCAAACGATTCTCCCACAGCTTGTTTGCAGGATAACAATTCCCTACGTCGTAATGCTTCGTTTCTAAGACTGCGAAAGTGCTTCTGTAATGCATCCAAGACTTCTGTAAGAGAGAGTGATGTGTCGGGAGGGATGCTCAATGTATGCGTTAGCAGACGTTGGACGTCCAGGGAGATGCAGGTCCTCAGGTGGATTAACTGGGAGGCTTGATGTAATTTATCAAGTCCAACTAAGGCTGCGTAGTCCTCAAAACGAAGTCTCCATTGGCGAAATGCTTGGTACGTTGCATCTTGTTGCAAAAGAGGTGGGGGGTGGACTGTAGGCTTGCTAGAAACTGTAGGTGTATGCACAGCAATGCTAGAGGTTGGGGCAACAGGTGTGACAGGGGTTGCAGATGTAGTATCAGGTTGCTGGGGTTGCGATGACGTAATCTGTCCTGATAGCAATTCGAAAAGAGCCATGAAACGCTGGTTATCTTCCTGTCGTGATTGCTTCATTTGCTGTCTGAAGGTCTGCTCCTCATGTCTCCGTCGCTCTTGCTCTTGTAAGCTGGAAGTCTGAAGAAAATGAATCAGATGTAATATATCATTGCCGTGGTCTCCTGGCCTATTGGGAGTCAGGGGAGGCGGTAGTGTAGAGCTGGTACTGTCATCAGCGGCTGCGAGATGCATTGGTCCGTCGTCTCCCATCGGTTCctttgtctgactgtctgtctgatCAGTCAACTCAATCAGCTGTTCCTCTTGCTGAGCCATGTTGAGTCGGGTATTGTAAGATAGCTTAGACTGTGCAGAGTGCTAGGAAAATAATCAATTCACTGTATGTAAGCGAAGAAATACACAAGGagtgattgaaaataaaagattctgTTGTGGTATTTGCAGAACGAAGTATTCAGGCaacgagtgagtgagtgagtggcgcgtgcgtgtgtgtgttgtctcGGTGGGGCGGGATGTGCTGGGTCTCTGAGCGGGGTAGGGTGGGGACTGGGTAGGTGGAGCTTGAAGGCGAAGCTCGCTGCTGTTGCTCGCTGTCGCTGCCCGCTAGCCTGGGCCTGGCTACCACCTCAGTCTCCCTCGATGCATGATAGGAGGCGGACGTTCAGTATGTCGATGAAAGCATGCCAGAATTCAAATATTCCTGCTTGAAACTTGTGATGGCACGATCACGGAATACCACACTGCACTACAATACACTACACTCTAAACCTTGCACTGCACAAACACTATATCACTCCTGAAGACACTATAATGCACTGCTGCAGACACTGGCCTGAAAATCCTGAGTCACTGTATGAATCCAATGTGCTTGAGACATAAACACTGCGTAATGGCGGTCGTCGTCTTGGATTCCAATGTGAATCGGCTGAGATCTGTCACGGGAaatactcactgcgccatgtggGTTGGAGCCCTACCACATACGTCCATGTAATGGATGGAACGAAGGGTGATGAAATAATACTGTAGGTTCTTTAAAATCCTGTATATTGACAGATATACAGCGGCGTGAGGCGGGAGGAAGATCCGTACATCACGACAGAGTGACCACAGGACAGTAACTAACTATGCATCATATAAATGGCGGGAAACAATAGCGGTGTTGCCGCATGTAATTACATTGTTGCCACGATGTGTAACATAGCTAATGGTTTACAAGTATTACATTAAATAACACCAGAATAAATGATAATGTGCATAACATTAAGTAAATAAAGTATATCCCTgaaaatacattatacacatgAGTGCATGTAATTGTATGTGCACTGTAATAGTATATGATATCTATACAGTTTATAGCTAGGGGGGGTATCGCATGATGTTAATATTGGTCTGGTGGGAAGTCCATCTTTGCGGACTTTTGGCAAAACATATAAAACTCCAGAGGAACCACCAGTACTCGGTAAAGTTTGTTATATGTCATTtgagatcattttttttatctaataaagacttaaaaacctgttaattttgtcttcatttctaaaaatagtattatcatttaaaatgttttctaccTTGTGAatatattcattcttatatatatatatatatatgtatatatatatatatatatatatatatatatatatatatatatatatatatatatatatatatatatatatatatatatatatatatataagcaaatccctCAGGAAAATGATTTTTGCGAAGTTCAGTACTGtcgctttcacatttattaacgcatcgttgtgtcccgacgatgcgttaataaacgttaaagcgcttggtactgaacttctgcctgtcagtTCCCTGtaggattcgcttatacactgaagtcacgtgcatgtactgtgattttttaaatatatatatgtcaggtaTTTCCTTTCTTAAAACTAGAATCTGAGTGTTGGTTGTCCATTCTATCATCCTTGGGTGTTGTTTGCATTCGCTTTAATAGATGGCGTTGGTTGTTCTGTTCGTTATTTTAGTGTCCTTGGTATTACTTATTGTTTACTTTTGATTTACTTTCCAAGTGATAGCCACTACCTTACGAACCTCGCAACCTTTCACATGGTAAGAAGTGATTTGCTCTTTGTTGTATACCTTATGTTCTATGCAAATAATTATTATGTAAAGCTATTATGGTTTAATAGTGATATGTTAACAGTGACTTTTGTTCTAAgctattgtttgtttatttatttttcagacacTCTACCTTACCTTGCCTTGCCTGACATTATCTTGCCTTATGGTGTCTTGCCTGTTTGACATCTTGTCTTAACTTGTATGACCTGTTGGATGTACCATTTTACTTACCTGGTGCAAGATCTGTCATCATGGATCTACCATCTTCAGCCATCTAGACAATTTCAAGAGTGTACCCACATTCCAACCTACGTGTCATCTATTACTATTATAAGTTattctatttattgttaataaatgaataatttttataattctttttacttGATACCAGTCTAGCCAAAGTGTTAGGTAACAAGCGCCTAATTCTTTTCCATCCATGCAAATAAAAGCTTTACAATTGGGGCAGTGGGTAGGATTATTTGCAGAGTTGCTAGACTGTTTaacttatgtataatttatatttacagtttacTGCTGACAACTATGTGAACTTCGTTACCTGTGAAGGTTGGTGGATTTCATTTAAGTGTTTTGCAAGGTTTGTGGCCTATTACTGGAAGTAATATCACTGGAGTTAAGGTAAAGTTATGTCTATGTTGTTTCTTTTGTGTCTGGCAAGTTGTCGTGTGAAAGCGCTTTATTTAAAGTGGAATAAATTTTCGTTGTAGtgcaatataaatttgtatttgttcgtGTAGTCATATTACGTTCTAGGAAAAGGTTGAGGTCGGGAAGTGAATTAGAAACTGTATCATTATCCTATTAATTCTAGCTAATTCAGTCTTAATGATTGTAGGGCTTGTTAGGGGTAATGTTAGTTTAATATTCCTTTGAGTTCCgattgttttctcatccttgaaTATTCCTATTGTGTATTCAGTTTCCTTATGCTAGTTATTTTTTTGGCATGGAAATTTTTTGTCATTGATGGTGGAAAACCCATAATAGACACTGGTAATCATTGAAATACTTCTTTTAAAGTTTAGTTCATGATTAgccatatttcataatttaatgttTTGCTAATACTTATTATGaagtgttgttgttttttttattaactgtatGCTTACCCATCATTATTATGGATCTTAGTGATTTGATGGATAAGGCTATTAAGCTTGGTATGAAAACTGCTGAAGCTGAGGAATTTATAGCAAAGCAACAGGCTAGAGAGGATAGAGTAgctgagagagaggagaaaaggttTCAGTTAGAGTTGgcagaaaaggagaaagataGGATATTTAAATTGGAATGTcttaagagagaaagggaggagaaggaggaagtcAGGAAACATGAGTTAACCAAAGCAGAGTTGAGAAATAGTGGTGCTATAGGTGGTGTAGGTAGCGAGAATGTAATATCTTTGCCAAAAATTCCCCCCTTTGATGAGAAAACTGATGAAATTGATGTGTACATGAATAGATTTGAGAAATTAGCTGGATTTCGTAAATGGGAGCAGGAAGACTATGGTATTATGTTAGGCACGTTATTAAGGGGACGAGCTTTGAAAGTGTACTGTGGACTTGACCCTGCTATTGCAAATAATTATCAGGAATTGAAGGCAGCCTTATTGAAAGCGTTTCAGGTCAATCCTCAGGTATATCGAAAGAAATTTAGAGAGGGATTTATTGAAACCAATGAAAGCTTTGTGCAGTATTCATATAGACTAAGACAGAATTTTGATAAGTGGTTGCAATTAGCTAATGTTAATAAATCTTATGATGATGTCTGTGATTTTATGATTATGGATCAATTGTTGGCTAATAGTTCAAGGGATTTACgaacatttcttttagaaagGGTTTGTAAAAATTCTCATGAAATGGCGTTAGCTGCTGATAGGTATCTGATTGCTCACGGAATTAATAAAtgtagaaattttaaatttaagtctGATAAATGTTCAAAGTTAGGAACGCAACCTAAATCTGATAAAGTAGGTGTTGATAATCTTAAAACATTGCAGTGCCACCTATGTAAAGAAATTGGGCATATTAAACCCAATTGTCCAAATAATCCTGTTAATTTTGCTCAGTCTAAATCttctaataaaaatattcctaagATCAGTATCGCTCTAGCTAGTGAAGAAAAACCCAAGAATGCTATTGTGGATGAGAAAGGAAGAGTTTTTAACAAAACAGTAGAGGTCTTGTTTGATACTGGGTGTAATAGCTGTTCTTAACGAAACTTTGATTCCAACACGTTATCTCAGTAAGGCTAAAACTGTGAAGGTGTATAATTTCATGGGTGTTCCAATATATCTACCCAAAATTAGATGTTACATTAGAAGTAAATTCTTTTCCGGTAGAGTAAATGCTATCGTAGCACCAATTAAATGTTCTGATGTAATTGTTGGGTTAATACCTGGATTGAAACATCACATACAGGCAGGAATAGAATTGTTGAGTAAAATACCTGTGCCAGATAACGAATTAGATGTAAATAAGTTACATGTTAATGTGGTTACAAGAGAACAGAGTCTTAGGAAAACTACATTAAAACCTTTGTCTGATGTCTTGTCTGAAGTTCAAGTAAATCCAGTAGATTTTAGTAATAAACAGTGGACATGTGATTCTCTGAAGTCAATTAGGAAAAACTTGAAGGAGGATGAAGAAATAACTTGCAAAAGGAGAGTTGTTAAGTATGTAGTAAATAATAACGTGATTTTTCGTAAATGTGTGCAAAGTAAAAATCAGCTAGATGTTGGTAAAATGCAAATTGTAGTTCCTCTCAGGTATAGAGAGATAGTTATGAAACTTGCACATGAATCACTTATTTCTGGTCATTTTCTTCTAGGAAAACTATTGACAAAGTGCTTGGTAAATTTTATTGGCCGAGGGCTAGTGCAGAGACTGATAGATATTGTAAGTCTTGTCataaatgtcagaaatttgggaaaagagtaaagaaagTGTCTTTGTGTAAAATGCCTATAGTTTCTGAACCATTCAGTAGAGTGGCTATTGATATTGTGGGTCCGATTGTTCCAGCCTCAAGTCGTGGTCACAAGTATATTCTTACAATAATTGATTTAGCTACACGCTACCCTGAAGCTGTACCTCTCAGAAATATTGATACTATTACTATAGCCGAAAGTTTAGTAGAAGTATTTTGTAGAGTTGGGGTACCAAAAGAAATACTAAGCGACAGGGGAACTCAGTTTAAGTCAGATCTCATGGCAGAAATACATAGATTACTATCAATTAGAGCTTTATTCACAAGCCCATATCATGCTGCATGTAATGGAACTGTAGAACGGATGAATGGTGtacttaaaaatatgttaaagaaaGTTTGTAGTGATCATCCAACAGAATGGGACCGGTATATTCCTGTTGTTCTTTTCGCTTATCGTGAAATTCCCAACGATACTTTAAAGTTTAGCCCATTTGCACTTTTGTATGGACGTAGTGTCCGTGGCCCTTTAACAATCCTTCATGAATTGGTTGCTGGTAACAATGCTGatgatgaaatcaaaactacttacCAGTATGTTTTAGATCTGCGTTCTCGATTGCAAGAGATGGCCCAGATTGCAGCTAGTAACGCTGAAATAAATTCACGTAAATATAAAGAGTATTTTGATTGTAAAGCAAAGCCAAGAAAGTTTGTTGAGGGAGATGAAGTTCTAATCATGTTGCCaaataatacaaacaaatttcTAATGCAGTGGAAAGGACCTTATGTGATTAATCGTTGCCATAGTAATGGAGTTGACTACTTTGTAAAAGTAGGAAATAATCTTAAACTGTATCATGCCAATATGTTGAAGAAGTACTTTAGAAGGAAGATTGTAAATGTTATTCAAAAAGCAGTAGAAGAGGTC
The genomic region above belongs to Macrobrachium rosenbergii isolate ZJJX-2024 unplaced genomic scaffold, ASM4041242v1 13913, whole genome shotgun sequence and contains:
- the LOC136838062 gene encoding uncharacterized protein; the protein is MDLSDLMDKAIKLGMKTAEAEEFIAKQQAREDRVAEREEKRFQLELAEKEKDRIFKLECLKREREEKEEVRKHELTKAELRNSGAIGGVGSENVISLPKIPPFDEKTDEIDVYMNRFEKLAGFRKWEQEDYGIMLGTLLRGRALKVYCGLDPAIANNYQELKAALLKAFQVNPQVYRKKFREGFIETNESFVQYSYRLRQNFDKWLQLANVNKSYDDVCDFMIMDQLLANSSRDLRTFLLERVCKNSHEMALAADRYLIAHGINKCRNFKFKSDKCSKLGTQPKSDKVGVDNLKTLQCHLCKEIGHIKPNCPNNPVNFAQSKSSNKNIPKISIALASEEKPKNAIVDEKGRVFNKTVEVLFDTGCNSCS